From Salvia splendens isolate huo1 chromosome 16, SspV2, whole genome shotgun sequence, a single genomic window includes:
- the LOC121772275 gene encoding V-type proton ATPase catalytic subunit A-like, which yields MPSVYGGPLTTFEDAEKESEYGYVRKVSGPVVVADGMAGAAMYELVRVGHDNLIGEIIRLEGDSATIQVYEETAGLMVNDPVLRTHKPLSVELGPGILGNIFDGIQRPLRTIAIKSGDVYIPRGVSVPALDKDTLWEFQPKKIGEGDLLTGGDLYATVHENSLMQHHVALPPDGMGKITYVAPAGQYSLKDTVLELEFQGVKKQFTMLQTWPVRTPRPVASKLAADTPLLTGQRVLDALFPSVLGGTCAIPGAFGCGKTVISQALSKYSNSDTVVYVGCGERGNEMAEVLMDFPQLTMTLPDGREESVMKRTTLVANTSNMPVAAREASIYTGITIAEYFRDMGYNVSMMADSTSRWAEALREISGRLAEMPADSGYPAYLAARLASFYERAGKVKCLGGPERTGSVTIVGAVSPPGGDFSDPVTSATLSIVQVFWGLDKKLAQRKHFPSVNWLISYSKYSGALESFYEKFDSDFIDIRTKAREVLQREDDLNEIVQLVGKDALAETDKIILETAKLLREDYLAQNAFTPYDKFCPFYKSVWMMRNIIHFYNLANQAVERGAGMDGQKISYTLIKHRLGDLFYRLVSQKFEDPAEGEETLIAKFQKLHDDLTAGFRNLEDETR from the exons ATGCCGTCTGTCTACGGAGGTCCGCTGACAACGTTCGAGGATGCTGAGAAGGAGAGCGAGTACGGATACGTTCGCAAG GTATCTGGACCAGTTGTTGTTGCTGATGGAATGGCTGGAGCTGCTATGTATGAGCTAGTTCGTGTTGGACACGACAATCTTATCGGGGAAATTATTCGGCTAGAAGGAGATTCTGCCACCATCCAGG TGTATGAGGAAACAGCTGGACTGATGGTGAATGATCCTGTTCTTAGAACACACAAG CCCCTCTCCGTTGAATTGGGTCCTGGAATTTTGGGAAATATATTTGATGGTATTCAG AGGCCCCTTAGAACCATCGCAATAAAATCTGGTGATGTGTACATTCCCCGTGGTGTGTCTGTCCCAGCACTCGACAAAGACACACTTTGGGAGTTTCAACCAAAGAAAATAG GAGAGGGAGATCTATTGACAGGTGGTGACTTATATGCG ACTGTACATGAGAACAGTTTAATGCAACATCATGTTGCTCTTCCACCTGATGGTATGGGGAAGATCACCTACGTAGCCCCTGCTGGTCAATACTCATTGAAG GACACAGTTCTTGAGCTTGAGTTCCAAGGAGTGAAAAAACAATTTACCATGCTTCAG ACCTGGCCTGTGCGTACGCCTAGGCCTGTAGCTTCAAAACTTGCTGCTGATACTCCTCTCTTGACCGGACAG CGCGTTCTTGATGCTCTATTCCCCTCTGTGCTTGGTGGTACTTGTGCCATTCCTGGTGCATTTGGTTGTGGAAAAACTGTCATTAGTCAGGCGCTCTCCAAG TACTCTAATTCTGATACTGTCGTTTATGTTGGATGTGGAGAACGAGGAAATGAAATGGCTGAG GTGCTTATGGATTTCCCTCAATTGACAATGACCCTACCTGATGGTAGGGAGGAATCTGTCATGAAACGTACCACACTTGTGGCAAACACCTCAAACATGCCTGTGGCTGCTCGTGAGGCTTCAATTTACACAG GAATTACTATTGCTGAATATTTTAGAGATATGGGCTACAATGTCAGTATGATGGCGGATTCGACATCTCGTTGGGCAGAAGCATTACGTGAAATTTCCGGTCGATTG GCTGAAATGCCTGCTGACAGTGGATATCCTGCTTATTTGGCGGCACGTTTGGCATCCTTCTATGAGCGTGCTGGAAAAGTTAAATGTCTTGGTGGACCTGAAAGAACTGGAAGTGTTACCATTGTTGGCGCCGTTTCTCCCCCTGGAGGAGATTTCTCTGATCCTGTTACATCCGCAACTCTCAGTATTGTTCAG GTTTTCTGGGGTCTAGACAAAAAACTCGCTCAGAGAAAACATTTTCCTTCTGTGAACTGGCTCATTTCTTACTCAAAGTATTCAGGG GCCCTGGAATCCTTCTATGAGAAGTTCGATTCAGATTTTATTGACATAAGGACTAAAGCTCGTGAAGTGCTTCAGAGGGAGGAtgatttgaatgaaattgtgcaG CTTGTTGGAAAAGATGCACTTGCTGAAACAGATAAAATTATTCTGGAAACTGCAAAACTCTTGAGGGAGGACTATCTTGCCCAGAATGCATTTACACC ATATGATAAGTTCTGCCCATTCTACAAGTCTGTGTGGATGATGCGCAACATTATTCATTTCTACAATTTGGCTAATCAG GCTGTGGAGCGAGGAGCTGGTATGGACGGACAGAAGATATCCTACACTCTTATCAAGCACCGTCTGGGAGATTTGTTCTACCGTTTGGT TTCCCAGAAGTTTGAGGATCCAGCAGAAGGAGAGGAAACCCTGATTGCAAAATTTCAGAAACTTCACGACGATTTGACTGCTGGCTTCCGCAATCTTGAGGACGAAACTCGGTAA
- the LOC121771535 gene encoding uncharacterized protein LOC121771535 has protein sequence MTGTRMETRVETLEKAIEDQATRLATIEARFDEQGAQSERVAAEHRLQFEQLAQLITRGPQMTPGSSSSNTSEPLHNQNVPPPMTLALQPTMQLPTFDGTDALPWLSRVDQYFLVHNTPQGQRVQLALIALAGPAMAWVQLLLRRRPLITWDQFSQELVGRFGNSPALDGYEALRTTTQDGSLEDYITAFEARLTQLTDIPENHYKGYFLGGLKSHIRLQIKDPSIISYAAAVQMARRVDILSSYPRTGQSAVRTNWQQPSARTNSPSERTFSSTGATRSFQGRPQNPPRVRNMSSEEVRKHIAAGTCFKCGGKFGPTHRCPPKTLQVLVGNEDDDPGETFHDAEDEQNHETEADTDDIQEMQHLQLSELTSNGLDNYQTMKLFGRIGERHVKIMIDSGASHCFISEEAVRKMKLPVTPTSKFSVTLGNGTRVRAGGICREVPLWIESNVFIITCYVFPLSNVDLILGVSWLANLGEVKANWQKLSMEFVKDGKTVRLAGNPGLTRRICTPREVRNLEATDDCWLLWTMQHSTSDHTYGLPETLSATARRDLLRVVGEFPTVTYGIADLPPRRATDHRIPLQPGTPPVSVRPYRYNQMQKDEIERLVEEMQAAGIIQSSNSPFSSPVLLVRKKDGSWHFCVDYRELNKKTVPDKYPIPVIQELLDELHGARWFSKLDLKAGYHQIRVAKEDVHKTAFRTHSGHYEFLVMPFGLTNAPATFQSLMNDIFRPHLRKFVLVFFDDILVYSASWDDHLLHLR, from the coding sequence ATGACAGGGACACGAATGGAAACTCGTGTCGAGACGTTAGAGAAGGCGATTGAGGATCAAGCAACTCGGTTAGCTACCATTGAAGCTAGATTTGACGAGCAAGGTGCCCAATCTGAACGAGTAGCTGCTGAACATAGACTCCAATTCGAACAACTAGCCCAACTCATCACGCGCGGACCTCAAATGACACCAGGCAGTTCGTCATCAAATACTTCGGAACCTCTTCACAACCAGAACGTGCCACCTCCAATGACCTTAGCTCTCCAACCGACGATGCAATTGCCAACGTTTGATGGCACTGATGCTCTCCCATGGTTATCACGTGTCGATCAATACTTCTTGGTGCACAATACCCCACAAGGGCAACGAGTGCAGCTTGCACTGATCGCGCTCGCGGGACCTGCCATGGCTTGGGTTCAACTTCTCTTACGCCGCAGACCATTGATCACATGGGACCAATTTTCCCAAGAGCTCGTGGGACGATTTGGCAACAGTCCAGCCCTTGATGGGTATGAGGCTTTGAGAACCACTACGCAAGACGGTAGTCTCGAAGATTACATCACTGCATTCGAAGCACGATTGACACAACTCACTGACATTCCAGAAAATCACTATAAAGGGTACTTTTTGGGAGGACTTAAATCGCATATTCGACTACAAATTAAGGACCCGTCAATAATTAGCTATGCTGCAGCGGTACAGATGGCTAGGCGAGTCGATATCTTGTCATCATACCCCCGTACGGGGCAGAGTGCAGTGCGCACAAATTGGCAGCAACCATCTGCTCGGACTAACTCTCCCAGCGAGCGGACCTTTTCATCTACAGGGGCAACTAGATCATTCCAAGGAAGGCCGCAAAATCCACCCAGAGTTCGGAATATGTCATCGGAGGAAGTTCGGAAACATATAGCAGCCGGCACTTGTTTCAAGTGTGGTGGAAAATTCGGTCCTACACACCGATGTCCACCCAAAACGTTGCAGGTTTTGGTgggaaatgaagatgatgatCCAGGGGAAACTTTTCATGATGCTGAGGACGAACAGAATCATGAGACTGAGGCCGACACGGATGACATCCAGGAGATGCAGCATCTTCAACTGTCTGAACTCACCTCTAATGGACTTGACAATTATCAAACAATGAAGCTATTCGGTCGCATTGGGGAACGACATGTGAAAATTATGATCGATAGCGGGGCTAGCCATTGTTTTATTTCTGAAGAAGCGGTTCGCAAGATGAAGTTGCCAGTGACGCCCACCAGCAAATTCTCAGTCACCCTTGGTAACGGAACAAGGGTACGAGCAGGAGGAATCTGTAGGGAGGTACCTTTATGGATTGAGTCAAATGTCTTCATTATCACATGCTATGTCTTTCCTTTAAGCAACGTCGACCTCATCCTCGGAGTGTCATGGCTAGCAAACTTGGGAGAAGTCAAGGCGAATTGGCAAAAGCTATCTATGGAGTTTGTGAAGGATGGCAAAACGGTGCGCTTGGCTGGGAATCCGGGCCTTACCCGCCGCATATGTACGCCGCGCGAGGTGCGAAACCTCGAAGCCACTGATGATTGTTGGCTTTTGTGGACCATGCAACACTCCACTTCAGATCACACCTATGGGCTGCCTGAAACACTTTCTGCAACAGCACGCCGAGACCTCTTAAGAGTTGTTGGAGAGTTCCCAACAGTGACATATGGTATTGCTGATCTTCCTCCTCGGCGAGCCACTGATCATAGAATTCCGCTACAACCAGGAACACCACCCGTCTCAGTACGACCTTATCGGTATAACCAAATGCAAAAAGACGAAATAGAGCGTTTGGTCGAGGAGATGCAGGCCGCAGGAATCATCCAGTCTAGTAATAGCCCTTTCTCAAGCCCTGTTCTATTGGTGAGAAAAAAAGACGGATCTTGGCATTTTTGTGTTGATTATCGGGAATTGAACAAAAAGACGGTACCCGACAAGTATCCGATTCCAGTCATCCAAGAGCTACTAGATGAGTTGCATGGCGCACGCTGGTTCAGCAAGCTGGATTTGAAGGCGGGCTATCATCAAATACGTGTGGCCAAAGAAGATGTTCATAAGACCGCATTTAGAACGCATTCCGGCCATTATGAGTTTTTGGTAATGCCGTTCGGCCTCACAAATGCACCGGCAACATTCCAAAGCTTGATGAATGACATATTTCGGCCTCATTTACGTAAGTTCGTCTTGGTATTTTTTGACGATATTTTGGTGTATAGTGCTTCGTGGGATGATCATTTACTACATCTTCGTTAA
- the LOC121772449 gene encoding uncharacterized protein LOC121772449: protein MEALSSSSLQIKMFSDRSSAIQTAKISNKHCAVSKVFPSFTKKQSLRCVSRVSAVASDHGEEDSRLDSDNGVVRFVSDETLSLSEGNSPYLQQSGLPDINLTTPPLMGSYGTSSGGGTRAGLFRTPISGGVQSATSAHGLPRPALAVRNLMEQARFAHLCTVMSRMHHRREGYPFGSLVDFAPDPMGHPIFSFSPLAIHTRNLLADPKCTLVVQTPGWSGLSNARVTIFGDVYPLPEDQQEWAHKQYIEKHLQGPSQKWGNFYYFRMQNISDIYFIGGFGTVAWVDVKEYEDLRPDQIAVDGGEQNLKELNAIFSKPLRELLSKEAEEVDDAAFISIDSRGVDIRVRQGAQFNVQRISFEDGQGVETLEEAKKALWGLMNGGRMHNLQK, encoded by the exons ATGGAAGCACTATCGAGTTCCAGTTTGCAAATTAAGATGTTCTCAGACAGGTCATCAGCAATTCAAACGGCTAAAATCAGCAACAAACATTGCGCTGTTTCGAAAGTCTTTCCCAGCTTCACTAAAAAGCAGTCGTTGCGATGTGTTTCTCGAGTTTCTGCGGTCGCGTCAGACCACGGCGAAGAAGACAGCCGCTTGGATAGCGATAACGGCGTCGTGCGTTTCGTGTCAGACGAAACTCTCTCTTTATCTGAG GGTAATTCACCATATCTCCAACAAAGTGGCTTACCGGATATAAATTTGACGACACCTCCTCTTATGGGATCATATGGAACAAGTAGTGGGGGAGGTACAAGAGCTGGACTTTTCAGGACACCTATATCTGGAGGGGTGCAAAGTGCCACCTCTGCTCATGGCTTACCAAGACCAGCCTTAGCTGTCCGGAATTTAATGGAACAG GCTAGGTTTGCCCACCTGTGTACTGTGATGTCACGCATGCACCACCGCCGAGAGGGTTATCCATTTGGCTCACTCGTTGATTTTGCGCCAGATCCTATGGGAC ATCCAATATTTTCATTCTCACCATTGGCCATACACACTAGGAACTTGCTAGCCGATCCAAAATGCACACTAGTTGTGCAG ACTCCTGGATGGAGTGGCTTGTCAAATGCACGGGTGACAATCTTTGGTGACGTATACCCCCTCCCTGAGGACCAGCAG GAATGGGCTCATAAACAATACATAGAGAAACACCTGCAGGGACCTTCTCAGAAGTGGGGGAATTTCTACTATTTTCGGATGCAAAACATAAG TGatatatattttattggagGCTTTGGAACTGTTGCTTGGGTCGATGTTAAAGAGTATGAAGATCTTAGACCTGATCAAATTGCTGTCGATGGTGGTGAACAGAATCTAAAG GAGCTAAATGCAATCTTCTCAAAACCCTTGAGAGAGCTTTTATCCAAAGAAGCTGAGGAGGTAGATGACGCTGCTTTTATATCGATAGACAGCAGGGGGGTTGATATTCGTGTCCGCCAAGGGGCTCAG TTCAACGTTCAACGAATCTCGTTCGAAGATGGGCAGGGCGTCGAGACACTAGAGGAGGCGAAGAAAGCACTTTGGGGACTTATGAATGGAGGCCGAATGCACAATCTGCAAAAATGA